In Pyrus communis chromosome 15, drPyrComm1.1, whole genome shotgun sequence, the genomic stretch GTGATGTTTCCAGCAAATGACAGGCGACCGAACGCACCCACCCCCACGTGGTGTTTCACGCACTTTATGCTagagagaggatcctcgccggattgTATGATCCGGATCTTCTAATTATAtccgtttattgtatattatgtgatcaatttttatcaagtattatttatattcaattttaaatttacaataatttctgataATATAATGTACAATTAACATATGTGATTTGAGGATCTCCAAAATCCTCACGTATCCTCTCTCAAGTATGCTGCACCTGTGGCCTGTGCAAGAGAATCAAGTATAAAACTTTTAAGTGTTTCGAAAAATGTCAAAATACGAAtagttaaattatattttagtaTTTAATCACTTGTGTCATGACATTAGGTTACGTTTGGTGGGTTGAATATGATAAGTTgtgattaattaaaataaacttgagTTCGTTGGGTGGAAATGTGAGATGAATGTAACTAGATAAAGTAGATTATGAATCCTCGACATAGTAGATTATCTAATCTATCATTGTACATGGATTAGAAGTCATGTCTTATAAGTTTCTGTCAAtccaattatatatttatagcCCAATCTCATTCAGTTCTTCAAACAAACTATTAATGTAGTGGAACGTTCCATAAATTAAAGAATTCTCGGAATCAAGGGTCTTGGTTAATGTGCAACGAAGCAGATTCTGGATGGTTGTTTGACGACATTCTTGGACATTGGAATGGAGGAAAGTTGGAGGAAAGAGTacatggagggaaaatgaacaAGACGAGAGTGAGGAAAAGTAAACCGGTGAGTCGGCAATGCATGACTATGTGGTCGACGTATTGGGTAAGTGGTGGGTGCTgcataacaaacaaaacaacacaacACAACAAAATGACTTGACCCACCAATAATCACTAGGCTTTTCCAGGTAAGTTAATCGATTTGACATTTTTCGAAAGAGCGTCAGTTATTCACATGCAAATCATTCGTTTTTTTCACTAAAAAGTAATGTATGGTAATTTGTTCAAAATGTGTAAATAATAACTTTTTTGTCCAGACACGATACAAGTGTTAGATTATTCTAGTAGTAATAATGTGTTTTTTAACAAATTGTGTTACAGGTTCAAATCATCTCCTTCTTTGTTAGAAAAAGACCTACAATGAAGGACATAATTTATGTGTCATCAACCAAATTCAAAGAAATATGTTGTAGTATTGCATTTCACCAAATCCAAGGGTCACGAAAGTAAACTAATTCACAAATTTCTTCTTAGACATGACACGAAACTAAAATCCATCACAAATTAAAGAAACCACCAACATAAACATGAAGAACAGGCGTCGTAAAGACTGaaaaaacaagcatttgaaaatCATTTATCATAAAACTCGAATTATAATTAGTTAGTTGGATATGATCTACAACGATCTCTTTGTAAGCCCAATTACTCATAAAAAAGCTAGTCAGCCCAATTACTTATCACAAAAGATCATCTACGAAACTCcgagaaataaataaataaacaatatttGGTGGCCTGcaaaacataaaactacctGTGACGGGCggaagagattttttagtgtgattggTACATGAGGTAGTACATCAcgtatcattatacaaatagtgagatatgtgtgctaaaaagttaataacttaaaaaatgaaaatttccaccacttttattaaaacacgtggtgtaccacttgtgttcccgtcacaatggAAATTTTCTCGATGggcgagagatttttcagtgtgaccggtaAACAAGgtgatacaccacgtgtcactatacaaattgtgcgatatgtgtgctaaaaagttaataacttaaaaaatgaaaattttcaccacTTCTGTTAAAACACGTGATTTGCTACTTGTGTTTctgtcacaatgaaaaatttctcgatAGACGAAAATTTTTTTGGATCAACGAATAACTACGCCAAATCAACAAAAGTGACCCTCTAAGTCACTTGGCTATAACCATGTGGTTGAATACAAGGCAGGCGCTCAAAACATTGTTCCTGATGCACTTTCAAGGAAAGAGGAAATTCACATGTTGATGGGATTGtcacaaccaaattttgggGGTATTGAAAAGATACAAAAGGCTTGCACAAATGATCTTGAAGCTTCAGTTATTTTCGGTAACATTCAGAACAACCAACCGCACCTAAAAAATTACTCTATTCAAAATGGCATGATGTATTATAAGCATCGACTTTTCGTTCCTCAAACTTCACAGTGGCGCCACACATTACTCCAAGAATTCCATTCCTCTGTCACTGCAGGGCACTCAGGATATTATGttcttatacattttttttttgttccgtTTGAATAATTACGGTTTTGATTTAACCATTTTGTACTTCTTCAATTTTGATTCTTTAAGATTTTCAAGCCCTTGAATCTCAAAAATTTGCAATGCATATTTTATTgtcttgcatatatatatgttcctGTTTCAAAGAAAGGATacataagaaaaagaaacaaacagcttattattttttaaaattgagttctgaaaacaaaatatagaaaatgtgtgagttcgaaggttcTTTCTTTGTGCAAGGAATAACCTATCAGAAGAAGAAGGTTCTAAGTTATTTTATCTTGGGGGCGAAGTGGTGTTTATGAACTGCTTGCACACTTTGGGCAGAGCTGCGAAATGTCTTAAAGAGAGCGACTTAGTCCGCGACTTATCTCAataatcattcaccactcaAGACTTCTAAAATTTTTCGGGTAACTTCATTCCTTTCTATTTCAGTTTTCAAGGTATTATGGCCCTTTTAAGATTTTAGCAAGAGTTGGCAAAGTGGCAGATCGTCTGCAGTTTCCTCACAATTCCATAATTCATAATGTGTTTCATGTGTCACTGTTCTCAGCGGGGTGGATTTGATGCGTACAATTACAATTAGACCCTTATATGATATATCTATTATCTAGCTGGCATACCGTATATCTTTTCCCATACAGTAGGGTGCAGAGCATTAAATCATTAGGGTTTCCATTTCATTCTACGACATATCTGTAAGGGTGCGCCTCTTTGATAGCTATGAGAAATATGACAGCACTTTTATCTTTGATTTCCTCATTGCATTTACTTCTAGGTTAATTTTCTTGAAAAGATCATACCAGAGGCACTCGCGGAGTTTGCAGAAGATCGGCGCCTGGGCCGAGTTCATCGGGTACGCCGGCAGCATTTCGTTGAAATTTAGGGATTTGAATTGGATCTCGGATGACGATAAGTGCGTGAAATCGAGCATTGAGATCGCGATCACGAGGGGGAACGGGTGCGAGGAAGAGAAGCAGAGGTTGAGTAAATTGtgtgagaagaaaatgatgaagaGGCTCTCTGCGGTTCAAGATTCGGCGGATGCGTTAATGGCGTTGGCGGATATCCGGGACGGCGGCGGACCGTTCCTGGGGCCGCTTTCGGTGTCGCTGGCCGGGATGTTATCGGCTCTGATTAGCACTCACAAAAATTGGGTGTCTTGCTGAGATTCATGGCCATTTTACAAGGTACGGTTGCTGGACACTTTCTTTGTTAATTTGGTTATTAATAATTGAGCAGTTTTAGAGTTTGTGCTGCAAATTATAGGGGAATAAAACTCAATACGGATTGTTACAGACAGCGGTGAATAAGAATTTTTATAGCACCTTCTATcgtaagtgattttttttttttacaacacCATCAAAGCCTTAATTCAGTAAGTGGAGTCAGTTATGACGTCATAGTGTTTGGTTTAGCGCCAAATCTATTATGAACTCTAAAtacttaatgttttttttaaagtctttttttaagttttcttcTACCTTTTTTGTCTTGATTCTCTCACTCAAAATCACATTTTATAACCGAAGCATCTCACTCAAAATCACATTTTATAACCGAAGCATATGAAAGTCGTCGGTTCATATTTtctaaatgataaaaaaatcaaatgaagtGACAACTTATGTGTGGTGCCTAACCAGCAGCAAGCTCTCACCCCCGCGCAACTCACCCCCGCGCAACCAGAATCTACCCCCCGGACTCGGACCTCCTTCCAAtttgtgtttctttttctttttttttttttgctgatgGAGTCCGAACTCAAACGCCTCAATTCCAAACCGGCCAAGCAGGACCGCAACGACGGTCCGGCGTCCAAGGACGACCGCCCGCTCCTCAAACCCGACCCGGCCTCCTCCGTCTCCGCCGAGGAGCTCCAGGAGCTAGAGAAGAAATGCGCGGCGTACGTGCGACGCGATGTGTACGGCACCATGGGACGCGGTGAATTGCCGGTGAAGGAGAAGGTGCTGCTAGGTCTCGCTATGGTGACTCTGGTTCCGATACTCGTGGTGCTGTTCTTGATTTGCCAGATTTGCACGATTTGCACGCTCTTCAAAGTCCCCAATCGCGACGAGCAGGAGCAGGAGGATTACGAGCACATGCGGGGCTGGCGGCGGACCGTGATTGTCCAGTGCGGCCGCGCCTTATCCAGAGCCATGCTCTTCGTCTTTGGCTTCTATTGGATCAACGAGCCATATCGGATACCATCGGATTCCGAACCCAAACAGCTTCAGGGGCACTTGTAACTCCATAACACTTGATGTCCGCTACACCTTCGAAGAACCCGCCGTTCTTTTCACGATCAAACAGGTTCTTGAATGCACTTTCGTTCATGAACCGGGAAAACGGTTTGTCAACAATGAGGAAATATAGTATAATCTCCCCACCGTTTCCTGCCTTATTCTTATCCATCGGATTTATAGCTAAattttgtattatatatttatatttttagtttgtacttgttttaatttgcaaccctttttttaaattgtaccaattttctttttcagttttaatttgtacccatatattattTCATTTTGTGTCTATACTTTTCAAACTTCTATCGGATACCATCGCTGAACCCGATGGATAAGAATAAGGCTGGAAACGGTGGGGAGATTATACTACATTTCCTTATTGTTGACAAACCATTTTCCCGGTTCATGAACGAACGTGCATTCAAGAACCTGTTTGATCGTGAAAAGAACCGCGGGTTCTTCGAAGGTGTAGCGGACATCAAGTGTTATGGAGCCATGCTCTTCGGCCTCATCAGGTTGGTTGCATTCACTTCCGCTTGCTTTAATTTCGTCATACTTCTGAAAATCTGTAGTTTCTCTCCATCATAGGTAATGGAATTCAAGTTCCGATTGTTGGTTTTGACAGCAAGTGCTTCGGTTGTGTCTATGTTCAGCGAGAGTCAAAGTCACCCAACTTCAAGGGAGTTGCAGGTACATAAATTGTGGATGCTCCCTGTTTTTGATAGTTTCCTGATCACTCTCAAGGTGCGCGTCATAAATCTTGCGTTATTTGTGGTATGCAAGGTGAAAACTATGATCAATCACGAGTGGATATGACACACGAACACTGTATAACGAGTTTTCGGTTGTGTTACTTGTATGACAATgttgtttgattaataattgGATATTATTTGCAGGTGCTGTGGCTGAAAGAGTTAAAGAAGCACATCAGAATAAATCCGCCCTGCCAAAATGATTTTCCCAGGTTATAGTTTTAAACACTCTATTATAAGAAAGCCCAATTAATGAGTTTTCGGCTGTCCTCGTTCTTGGATGTTCAAATCATCGTTTATTAATGTATGTGCTTGGAATGGAACACAAGTTTTCAACCACGCTGAAACTGGTCTGCGATTCATTTGTTAGCGGACGTGCACAATATTGTCAGCGATGCTTATACTACTGTTACGTGGTATTTGTTTTATCATTAATCTTTCTACAGAGGGAACTACTACAAACGGAGACTTTCTTCTGCCATTCAAGACGGGAGCATTCCTGGCAAAAGCTCCAGTTCTTCCGGTGATCCTTAGGTATCCTTACCGCAGATTTAGTCCTGCATGGGTCTCAATATCTGGGGTGAGTGTTTCTTAACCAATTTGCATGGGTCTCAATATCTGGGATAATTATACATAACACAAATAGTAAGAATTCAACATGTCAGGCATATAGCCTTTCGGCCTTCCGGGCTTCTAATTTTGGTTACCTCatttactttattttcaggtTCGCCACGTGATACTTCTTCTCTGTCAATTTGTAAATCACATAGAGGTCACAAGGTTACCTGTTTATTACCCCTCACAAGAAGAAAAGGATGATCCAAAACTCTACGCCAGTAATGTCAGAAGATTGATGGCCAATGAGGTACATGTTTCCCCCCGAAAGTATACTATGAAAGCAAAGTTTAAAGCTTTTTCTCGCTTGAGAGCGTGACCATCAACTAGGTAGAGATATGAATCGTGCGAGCTCCTGGTGTTTGTAACTTGATTCCATGtgtgcttttgttttgtttacagGGCAACATGACTTTATCAGATATTGGACTTGCCGAGAAGCGGGTGTATCATGCTGCTCTTAATGGTAATAATAGCCGTCCTAGTGTTTTGCATCAGAAAGACGATTGATAAAATTCAGGGCCTCGCTCCCATATGATATCTAGTCGCAGTTGAGTTTCCTAGTTTTCGTTCATGATTGCACTAGCCACAGTGAGGGGTGTGCAATTATTAACTTGTAATTCCATGCTTATGGAAACCGTGCCCTTTAAC encodes the following:
- the LOC137718062 gene encoding uncharacterized protein, which encodes MDKNKAGNGGEIILHFLIVDKPFSRFMNERAFKNLFDREKNRGFFEGVADIKCYGAMLFGLISKCFGCVYVQRESKSPNFKGVAGAVAERVKEAHQNKSALPK
- the LOC137718063 gene encoding lysophospholipid acyltransferase LPEAT1-like, which encodes MESELKRLNSKPAKQDRNDGPASKDDRPLLKPDPASSVSAEELQELEKKCAAYVRRDVYGTMGRGELPVKEKVLLGLAMVTLVPILVVLFLICQICTICTLFKVPNRDEQEQEDYEHMRGWRRTVIVQCGRALSRAMLFVFGFYWINEPYRIPSDSEPKQLQGHLRTCTILSAMLILLLRGICFIINLSTEGTTTNGDFLLPFKTGAFLAKAPVLPVILRYPYRRFSPAWVSISGVRHVILLLCQFVNHIEVTRLPVYYPSQEEKDDPKLYASNVRRLMANEGNMTLSDIGLAEKRVYHAALNGNNSRPSVLHQKDD